AGTACCGCTCTGGCATAGGTAGAGGAAATAGCTTGCCGTCACTCCGGGCGCTGTCTAGTGTCAGTAGCCAGCGTTGCCAGTGATGCTTATTGCGGTGCTGATGATGTAGCCAGGCCACGTCAAATTCATACTCAACATCTTCCTTGGTTTTCACCGTCCCAAAGGGGAATTGCCTGTTTGCCTGTTCTACGGTCGGCCACTCGCCATAGAAATAACGGGCATAGGGCAACCACTCAGACGGTAAGAACTTTGACAAGTCGTGAATGATGCCAAGCCAAGGAACACCTAGTTTGCAACACTCCAAGAACACGAACCACTTATGGCGAACCTGACTCTTAAGGTACTTCCAGTGCATTCTTTCTCTTTCTCCTTGCGGGATTGCGGGTTTCTTGCGGGATTAGACCATTCCCGTCCAGTCTTTGACGCCCCACTTCTCCTTGAGAAGGCGGTTCATTGTAGCTACGCTGCCCTGCTTGCCCTGGAGACCCTGGCTGATAGCCGTGACCGAACCCAGGTGTTTGACTGCCCCCGCTTCTTCTACCACGTAGAACCGCCAACCCTTTATCCTGGCCCTCTTACACCAGTCCAGGTCAGCGCCGTACCCAAGGAACCTCTCGTCTGCATCCCCCACATCTTTCCATGCGTCCATCCTCATAAGGGGGCAAGTCCAGTCAAACCAGCTTACCTCCCTGGTATCGCCACCTCGGGGATGAAAGACCGCGTGAGGGCTGTTAAAGGGGGGAGTGACCGCCGCTGCCTTCTCTGGCATCTTCTCTACCAGG
This region of Dehalococcoidales bacterium genomic DNA includes:
- a CDS encoding DUF5662 family protein — protein: MHWKYLKSQVRHKWFVFLECCKLGVPWLGIIHDLSKFLPSEWLPYARYFYGEWPTVEQANRQFPFGTVKTKEDVEYEFDVAWLHHQHRNKHHWQRWLLTLDSARSDGKLFPLPMPERYLREMLADWRGAGRAYGNPDTAGWYLKNREQIQLHPASRAWVEVMLDVYDWEWHKE